cagtatggcaacccagtcggaaagtgggtgggatttgtttgttttcctttttttcttttttttcttttccgtgtcggtaaaagtcttgcctgtcactcccctgctaagtggtatctctttgcatagagccttctgctcgtattttcttaggatagagagggtagtggaaatgcgtagatttctctggtggacacagtagaatgataaacttaaccggcaatggcgtcgaaagtcatgtagcgcgaatggcgttttagtggatctttgaacaaaatatacccttatgaagctcagtatcagcgctatttgtagacAGTCTTGAGTctccggtctgcagtctgcaaatgtggCACACCGTTAAATGTTATAAACCTTAATCAGAATATAGTTGAGACTCGACATTTCGAGTTCTAGGGCTTTGTCGCTGTACGGCAAGGTATTAACtccgaaatcccttggtttgtcgTCCGTGATTTATCAAGTTTCAAATAGACGACTCAGTTCAAAACCAGGTAAAAGATTATTGTACAAGTTGCTGAAGAGGGCGCATCTCACCATAGAGCAGAGAAATGTAACCCGCATAGATTGGTCACGAAGATTGTTGCCGCTCGATAATGTCAGGTTCATCTTCCTTCTTTATGGGATACAAAGCACATTGCTTCAATGTCTTACATGCACCGTTAGCGATGTACCAATTGTGGAGGGCAATAGACCTCCAGTCGAAGAAAGCGCGCATCTATACATCGAGACAAATAATGTGTCGATCACTTCAATCCCCAAGAAAGATTTAACTCGCGGAAGACAGAATCTAAGAAGGAGCTAAAGGATGAGAAAGGAAGACGACGACGACTGGATGAACGTCATTTAACGCGTCATTTCGCGGTTATTCCAAGGTGTTCGGAACGGAAAGTGTGCACCAACATTCCAGGAATAACATCGGTAAGaaacggtgtggttgtttgggaagaaaTGAATGACTTATCGTCAGGTGTTCACGTCCTTCCTTCccatttaaggaggctcaaaagggtttttagctgcgcgcaCGTGTAATCTACACAcaccataactaagaaacacgcgtcagctgaatgaatcaaatttctaccAAAGCTAGCGCGCGCAACAAACAAGAAGTGAAAATAGGGCGtaaacggaaataaaacctgcggaaaaaaTTGTATTTATTTCGAAATTTTGCTTGGTGACCTACCTTGATTTTTTGCACGCACGTATCATTCATGATGGCACTAacaaagtttcggggaaagttatctagtacaattttctgtaaactataaaacgcctTTTTTCGATGCATCTTATACCtcattcacaccaaagcttaAACACGTTTAAATGCTGTTCAGTTACAGTTGTTTTCTTCATACAAGTTACTACCTGACATTATGTAGActccaaattcaacacaatgaaGACACACATTAGAACTACTTACATGAACCCTTCGTAAAATTTAGTGTTTCAGCCTTCTGTtgatcatttttattttgttaaacctggtttaattaaacgtgcttagttggtgtgaatcgggtattaaattctactagataactttttgtcatactctctaagaaCTTAAAGAATTTAGgcagatttccaacaaagaagtAAAAACGATAGGTCACCGACTtggtttttcagataattttcaaaaactgagatttagagggcctttttgtggacctgttgtgttgccatggtaaccgatatgacgtcatgagtgcccttaaagtattaccgaatagagttgcaaagatatttatagtttgcctacactatgaaatatccttctttggtatctttcatcgcttcacaaacactatagcaacgacaaaccctttcgagcctccttaaatttgatcatttcatgtTGATATCAGGACGAGAAAGATAAAGAAATGCGCCAAAATCAACTTTAATGAAACGCTTGTGAAGGGCATGCAGAGCTATTGTCTTGTGTCGTTCTTGTAGCAGTGCTCATTGTCGTCCCTTGTGAGAATTCCCTGTGGTAATACGAAGACGCGCGATCGACAGTTACAGCACAACACAGAAAGGACTAGTGAAACATTTTGCGTGGTGATAAGAGATAACATCTTCAGTAGGAATCTGAAAATGAAACACCCTCTTGTCAAATAATCGCATTGTCCTTAAGGGCTTATTTCGCTGCACAAAATTTTCAGCCTACATGCCAACATGATGGATGGACTCGCGATGCGCAGGTGTCAAAGAAACTGCGCTTTTCATAAGCACGTCTTCGTGTTCAATAGAAATTAAGAAACGGCAACGCAAACAAAACGTGGGttttataaatgaaaaaaacgTGCTACACGTGCGGCAATTCGTTTTACCACCTTTTATTCCCTTTCTCTACTTTCAACCTTTGAAGTCAGACAACATGAGAATACAAAACGGCAACTTTCCTTCAACAGCGTTCCTACTGATCAAGTTATTGATTACTTTGCCAACATAGCAAAACGCAAACAGGatggaataaaggcaaaataGTTATGACCTGAACAATTGTTTATTgtaacgtgttttttttttttttcgtaggagttgctaaagctccctaatggtgAGATTTTGAAACGCGTTTACGGTTAACGGCAAAACGCCAAGCTGAAATTTGCATTGTGCCAAATCCAAGAACCTTGTTTGATTATTGCTCATTTCTTGCCTGTCATCTTGAGATATTACGCAACTTCTCAGAAGAGAGAGGCAAGTTACTATAAGAAAATTCTCATGCTATTATGACAAGCAGAACGTTCTCGTTTCCAAGTTTTCCGTTTAACGTAAACGCGATGCAAACGCCCTCTAACAACTAAGGGCACTTTGCTTCCTTTTTTCAGAACTGGCCGACCAGACCCGTCAGTGtgcaaagaaaatacaacaatttgaaggaaaacttgcatgataatccctcgcattcttctggaggagaaTTCGCCCtcgtcacacggcggccatattgtcccgggagaccagaagagctttgttttaccacgccaagcctcgcagtggaatccatgggggtgaggcttggcgtggtaaaacaaagcatttttggtctcccgggacaatatggccgccgtgtaaCTAGGGCAAGTATAttatcctcgaagtgtgttaatttgcaGACGCCGTAGAGATAGTCCTTCCAAATGGCCGGTCTGGCCGGCAAGTTctttgtcaaatggaaagcggcCTCATTAAGATTTCCCAGGCTTACTAGCACTGAGTTCCTTCAAGCGTTGCATGCTTGATCGGACTTGTAATCTTGTACCTACATACGAATTACACTCGGTGTCGGAAAACTTAGAGAAGGAACTTCAGGACTTGTCCGGGGAAAAACCGGCTTATTCTCTGGGTTGGAAATACTGACACTCGAGGTTTTAACTTCCTGGCCTGAAATAACAAATACTGAGACGTGAAACAAGCCAAAGAGGTAAATAGCGATTCTTCCCTCACGAGATTAAGTCTATCCCGAATAAATACATGAAACATTCAGTCAACGATGTCCGTATCTGCTTACCGATATCTCTATTTGATGTAAGCATTGAGGAAAGCTCAGTATGCACTGCGAGCATGGCCCCTTTCTTTGTTCATAGAATGTGATACAAAAACGAGGGCGAGGATCAGGAAACCTAATCTACCTCTTTGAGTGAAACCTCGTTTGAACGAACCTCAGTATCACTATGTTATCGGCACAAACAACGAAATTCTTGAGCCCATGCATTTACAGCTAAATGTTTGAAACAGAACGTTGACGGAACGCAAaaacccataaaatgaattaACTTCTCCAGCGCCCTGCCACTTGTTGAACCGAAGTTCAACTGTATTTTTGCATAACTCATgcagtttcttttcctttcactCAAAACGGAAGTAGCGAACGCACGGCTGCTCAAACTCTTGGAAGCCAAATGAAGACCGAGCCGTATTCAGCACCAAGTAAGGTCACCGATTGAGCTTCAATTGTACCGTTGGTAGAATCCCGAAGGCATATCTTTCATTTCCctctttttcctttatttttcttgccttttcctCCAAACTTCTTTTTCTTGCTCGGCAATGTTATCTCTTGGTTCACACTGTCCTCCTCCACcggtctcttttttttcttgttctccTGCATCTCCCTCTGTTCCTGCGTGGAAAGATAATTTATATCAAAGAGGTGGACAGGGATGCTTAgaacgagtttcaatcgagtgtcgcagaaccaaaaccaaagtaattactttggccaatcaaaaaggacggagacaatccagtaaaccaatcaaaactcaaagcaATTAtacgtaaccgacacaaagcgcgggaaaatgtgcatgcacaagccacgattggttttggtttcacttctgattggttaaaaaagtggcgcgagaactttgaaccaatcactgagtgaagtaatgcaaaaccaaagcaatccGCTAATTACtgtcgacactcaactgaaaaccgccCTAGCCGAAATTATGAGTTAAATTGGGAATCGGGAGGCTATGAGTTGATTTGACTCCTGCCAAGGGTCACTTGGTTTTCTTCCGAGTATCCCAGATTCAACATTACCGAGATTTTCCTAtttctgcggaatctcatcttcaagcgccaacggacaaactgtgttttggcttccatcaatcaaacgaAATCAATCGATGCATGACATAACTTACCAATCGGCATCTTTGCATGGTTCCCACGGTATATTCGTACACATTCGAAATCGACACCGATGGAAAACGACGGAATATTtacgaatctttttactgaagaacctctaaaaagatatcataatggtattcgagctgtgaattaaacaaaaactccaaacTTCCGGAGACGAGGTCGATTTCTATGCtgggaaatttgattgatggaagccaaaacgcagtttagcgcttagcgcttgaaggtgagattccgcagaatgaaaatcgcagtaaaaaaaatacatctCTTCATTTAATTTAAGGGAGTTCACGTTTGCCATTCATTCATTAGTGATTACAATAGCAAAAATGCACCATTTGAACAATTTCAGTCCCTGCAGTGTAGCAGGACAATCATCACGCGAATCTAGTTTGATAGCCTGGCTCCTCTCCTACAGTTCAGTGGTCGGGCATCCGAACTTGTAATCGGAAGCCGGTAACGGGCTCGACTTTCATTATAGGAGCACTCGGAATTTTCGGCCGGCGGGTACGCTCCTGTcgtaacaaaaaataaattatcatttcAAGGACAATGTTTCTAATCGGACATCTTCCCTATATGTCGATATATTCGAGTCATCTGGAAGGATAGTATGATGAGTAAAGTGGATAAATATCCGTtcaaaatggcgcgcggtcgaaatataggggctttgaaactagtaaccaagcccctatatCTCGACCGCGCGCCACTTTCAacagaagagcctgcttgcCGGCTACGTTAGCCGGTGGTTAacaggtatcaaaacctataggtttccatggtatttaaccatgcttcgagcagcCCGgccctgattggctaataataAAAGGAAGTCtaagatagccaatcaaatgcgagcctcGGATGGCGCAATGTTTGAGTGATTGAGCGATACGCCTGTGTTTTTTTCTGATGCCATACGACAATCTTACCACATGATTTTTCCGGTGAAATCTAAGATATCTagataagcacgagtaaattttttcaaagactacaaatggCACTCGTCTTACGGGCGAAATCAAGCGATATCTATACTTACTTTATGTTATTTCCAATAAActctataaaaataactttaaaacaaatttaaaaaagcaaCATGAATTCCCTTCGTTAACACCGGTATTTTGGTTGTTTCCTGAGTATTGGCATGAGCGGAGCAATTTCCAACATATTAATtgaaaaacagcttttaaaattattgtataaaaAGACTGCTTTACACTGGAACAAAACTCTAGCACGGCACTCCGATATCTTGGTACCGTACCTACCGTATGTTTTTCGGGTACGGCACCGTGAACTTTCCGCTTGTAAACAGCACAAAGAGAAGGCATATTAGACACCAGTGTCAGAAATTGTGGGGGTACCGAGCTCAACTATGGAGGTGTGTCCGGCACCACAAATATTGGTACCATGACATGATTTTGGAGTGTGAGTGTGTGAAAGGGTTTAAAGCCGCCAGTTTGTCCAAAGAACTAGCACCAGGTGCGTTATTTATCACAGACCGTGAATCAGGCGTCTGTTTCAACTGCATTTGACTAATTCTTTTCGCATTGGCTTACCATTTTTGCATATCTTTGAGCTTCCGATACACGCTCCATCAGTAACAGTACTTCATCTTCCACTGTTGGGTACAATGGAAGTTTCTTTTCAATAAGTTGCTCAATGCGCTGATACAGTTCTACATCGTACCTGCAAATGAATGACAAACGATCTCTGCGTTGGTGAGGAAATTTATTTCTTTGCACGTAAAAAGAAACCTGGTTCTTTCAGTTCAGATCGTTTTGGATTAGTTTTCGATTCTTTTGCGCAAGTTTGCCTTGAGTATATAGAGGTGTttctagagcgagtttcaatcgagtgtcgtaaaaccaaaaccaaagaaattactttggcaaATCAAAAGGAGGAAGACAACCCAGTAaactaatcaaaactcgaagtaattacacgtagccgacacaaagcgcgggaaaatgtgtacgcgcaagtcacgattggttttggtttcacttctgattggttgaaaaaagtggcacgagaactttgaaacaatcactgagtgaagtaatgcaaaaccaaagcaattcgccaaatactttcgacactcaattgaaaaccgctctatctccATACGTTATGATCATTCCAAACTTCACTTACTGTGTAACAAAGGTAATCGCGCGGCCCGCTCGACCTGCTCTGGCTGTTCGCCCAACTCGATGAATGTAATCCTGAGAGAAACCAAAAAACCAGAGAGAACCATCTTCAAATTAACCTACCACTTGATTAATAATTTGTTTACTACTAAAATGGGAATAAAACCAGCAAAGAAATAGTAACGTGTAGAAATAAATCGCAATTTTGAAGCTTGCAAGAAAGGAGAGACGGAAAGACTGCGCATAAGCAACATGCACAAACACTGTAGCATTTAAATCAGATaaagcgactttcgtatgaccttgaaaaagtgttcgcaatttgtttcatggACCAATGTCTGGCAAGAttaaacaaagcttctccttattcccgcaagggaaactcctaatatgggcagtaaacagttcgattgcccaatcacattattgCGTTTCAAATGaagtcaaagcgaaatgccgatcgctttccagaaagtttcatggagagatgacgttgttagcatccgcgttcgctaagccaattaaaatagaccatattcgtattctcagtattggacagGAACTACAATagcttgcatttgaaaagattttccCACATTTGCCCCCAATGCAAGCGAGTTCCAGGCccatactgagaatacgaatatggtccattcgcgctcgtttgtttttcttttgttgcatttttgtatatattctctttttacgtttatttttcaaggtcatatgaaagtcgctctaagcTTGAGACTTTAGtaaagtcatcatcatcataatagacctctttcataatggcggccaaataaaatattcttctgttttaatgctaataagcctttctagtctcgctacgacgagcaaatttcaaaagaacgtttgtttgaaaataaaggCAGTACAGCTGTAGGCCTAATAGGCCACtgccaagttcatgtctgccgcGTAACTTTACGGTTTGCATTATATATTCGTTTTGTTGGATACGTACATCCGGACAGTACATTCAATttgacatttgattacctttgaTTCACACTATAAGCACATGATTATATTTAATAGGAGAAGATAGTTGCAGTATTATTCTCGAGTCGGGGTCTAGTATGCTATGTGCAATTAACGCGATAAAATCAAGTTGAATCATACGAATATGACGTGGTTTACTTCTACGACAATGTcttctcttcttcaaagcgTATTAGCTCtacttttaaataaattataaatgaaaactaattttcataagaaaaacatCGCACGTACATGTAGACTCGCTttcaagaggaggcagacatgaactcgaaaattaacataaatacaaaagaatgtaaaggaggtcgccatttatgaaagtagtctatcatcatcattttttattattattattattattattattattattattattattattattattattattattattatcagctCAGTTACTACAGCAGTTCATCGCTAATTGCTTGGTCAAGGTTTCGAATCCCTCTCAAGCCTAGATTTCTTAAGTTTGCTGGCCACTGCTTAAGTTCTAACCCATCgattgcaaacattttcttttggttTCGGAAGTTCTTATTTAAAAAACCTATAGTGTTCTTGCTGCCAAAACTGCAGTCCGCGGCGCCACCTTGTTGGGACCACTTTCTTGCTAAAGCTTCGTATAGTCAGTTAAGTTATGGGTAAAAACGGAGCTTCCTTCAATATTATGCCTCAAAAAAAGTCCGCGCTTGAACGGTATTCGAACTCGTGACCGCAATGCACTGCTCGACCAACTAAGCGCAGTAGGTCAACGAGCTTAAGCGATCCGGGCATCGTCTGAAATGAATGCTCTCAACGCATTTTCATGTACTTGCCTTTGAATGTGTTGGGATGTCAAAATTGATCACAACATCCACATGAGGTATATCCAATCCCCTGCTGGCCACATCCGTAGCTATCAGAATTGAACGGTCCTTGGACTTGAACTTGTTCAAAGCACCGAGTCGTTTggactaaaaacaaaaagtgAATTGGTACCAAGCAACATCTGTTCCTGTATCTGTAAATGCGGGGGCCGGGATGGGGGAGTGGGACTGCTATATAGGTTTGTGCGTCACCAAATATGGTTTTTTAGccatttggtctgaaatagggtatcgattttgaccATTTTCGTCTGAAGTAATGTATGGTTTGTGCATTCAAGTCTTGAATTAGGTATGTTTTTAGAGAAGCAACTTCTTCATCAATAGGcgataagaccatcaacaaaagctcttcCTTAATTATTATGCCAACCGTGTAACAGCTGAAATAGGTCTGAAAATAGATCTGATATAGGGTATCAAATTTCTGGCCTGGAAAAGGATAGGGAAAATCACTATTTTGGTCTGAAGTTGGGAAAGGGTTTCAGGGTCGCACATCCCCACCCAAattttctgggagtaccccgCGGGCTGTATATCCAGCACTCGCCAAACTCCCATGGCTGTTTTGGGCTTAAGGGGCCTCATACACCTTACATGTAAGCCTGAGATATCACGGCTTGCCCGAGACATTCATTGGAGAAAACAGGACCACCACACAAGGACACGTTAAACCAACTTTTCCGTCCTTATCTCAGTTCGTAACACTTCTACATTTTTGACGAACTTGTTAATACACGAACTGATGTCGAAAGGCTGCAAGTAGTTCTCGAATCTCAGCATGGCGGTCAATGGACCTCTCTGATCAactcgtttgaattttaccaaatttttgtgtgtTGCTCGACTCACAGACGCAGCATCATTTTCTTTAGAAACACACACGTCACCTATAGCGTTTTCTATAAAATTCGAGATAAGGTGATTTGATCATTATTTTGCGGAGCACGGAAGCGATATGCACAACGAGCGCCAAATGAACGCACAAAGCAGTTGTTGTTTCGCTCGCTGAATGATTTTGTCATGTAGGTTCTCGTCGATGTACGTACAACTGTAGTCGCGCTGCAGCCACATTCAAAATGGTCTTTTTCTCCGCCCAGGTATGAATTTGCGATGGCATCAACCGTACACTCCGTGGGAACAACGCAATTTTTAAAGGGCATTGAAAAACTGTATGTACCTGACCCATTTGCCCATGAAGAGGAACAGCTTGAAGGCCCAGATTTCTTAACATTAATGCCACTCTGcagaaagaatgaaaaaaaaaaaaaaaaaaacatcaagaaATATAAATAAGCAACAAGAATTCTTATCATGAAGAACAGGATCCGAATCTTTTTAGAACTTGGACTTCTTTAATTTGACGTCTGCTACATGTAGACTACGTTTAGACTAGAAAGTCTGACCATTTGCAGAGGTAAGCACATTATAAGGCACCACATATTCCTGAGTGTTTGGGTGACCGGGATGCAAACCCACAATATAAATGTAATATGTAACTGGCTGCTCCTTTTAGGACACATATGTATTTTCAGGTCCAGTAAGGGCCATGCTCGCACAATTGGGCCAAAAGCATAGGTGTACCAACTGTAAGGTGCCTCTGGGCAGCTGCTATACCATCCATGTCTGATCTCAAAACACAGCACCTCAGCCGTAATATTATGattgtaattacatgtagctgtgagtcgatttggATGAGTAAGGAAAattggagtacccagagaaaaatcCTTGGGTCAGATTGAGATTGACTGGAACTCAGCCATCATACAATTGCTGAGGTGGGAGGCATGGCTCATGACAAATGACCCAGGGCGACTCCCCAGAGTGGACACAGCAAGATACATTCCTggatggtcacccatccagatattGACCCCATCCAACAAGACTGACAAACAGGAACCGGTATTTTTCCTCTGGGCAAGCAGTAAACCTACAAtgcccaaccaactgagccatatGGTTGAAAGTGTGAGGAACAAAATTATTCTTATCTACTTACCTTTGCACATTGTTACATGTTCCACAAAACACCATGAAACTATTTCCAGCCAAGTCATTGAGGATGAAAACCAGATAGCAGTCCTGAAGATGAACACAAGGCAATAACCATTAGGCTGCGGCTACACGAGtgatttttgtctcgcgccggtgatgtgatttttttcagattgcgcgccagggtggctacacttgtgacaaattttggcgacaaattgaaggccgcgtGAAttgcatacttcaagagacctgggcgCTATAAcagttgcagggtggctacatgggcaactatctctgcgattttgtcgcgaaagtttcaactctggccacatttttcttgtgattttttCACCCGTCGCGTCACctgttcaagggtggctacacgtgcgATTTTCATCTTGCGCTGGTGAcacgacaaagtttgaaaaaatcgcatcaccagcgcgagcaaaaaatcgctcgtgtagccgcggctttagaGACAGCTTTACTTGACATTaaggtgtaaaaaaaaaatcttagagGATTTTTATTGGCCTAAATGGCGGCTGCACTTACTAAAACAGGTAGAAAGTGCAAACTTCCCCACCTTATATTTATTTGGAATGAATAAATAACTTTGTTGTAACTTTTCAACTGTCGTGTATCTAAAGAAAGGCAATGCAAACAGGGTGAGCTCATCATTAATTTCATCACAATTACAAACTTTAAAGCTGGACTCAAATATTTTGCAAATTGAAGAAGAATACTGTTGTTACTACTAACTAAATAAGAGTACTACTTTTAAATGCTCACCTCCAAAACCAcccaaaaaaaacctttaaacTTAGAACTTACTTTGTTGAAACCTCAACTTTCACTGGATTTTGCAAGGATGCTCTTTGAAGTTTTTGAACCTAAAATAAGCAAAATTTTTGTCCTTTGATGATGATCCTCGAAAaaaattaccgtatttacccgtgtataagtcgatcccatgtataagtcgaccccccatttttgatggcaaaaaaagcaatttcttaatttctttgctaaatgttcatgggatactaatcttgcattcttcgatttctggaactgtggattcaacaaaaaattaagggcctcaagcgcttaatagttttgtggttcaacggttgttgtatatgcgggcattttgtccttgaatttcgaaaaagttctcagaaaatcgaacatgtaaacctcaaactaacctgtttcgttgttcaaggataaagggctttagaggataagcacaacatcacagaagcaggagtcaatctttgaaaataacttcaaaaacgatgcgaaTTGTGCAAGGTTTATTggtgcttgacttataatttctcacatgacaaacgaaaaaaaactcataaaccaaacaatacaaagtttgcaaaagcatttaaatcatccaggtttgtataaagaataaaaaacaatcattaccaaccagcattttcaggcaacacgagtgacgatcgtacttgcacgcaaacacaaggtattgcgccaggttactaagccattgAAAGATcgtgttttatttgaagaaacaacaaTGTTTTtgagagctttccgcctttggaaaacgaaaatttccagtgtctatttcatatttgtgcttgtgagtatcttcaacatttaagtaaaacaaatcctttttcatgtCAACTGAAATTGcttttacattcattttgaagtgtttCGTCCACTGCGTTTGTTATACCCAAAGACCACATtatgatgttaattttgaataaattatttagctggaacttggctcgaaatctttgacccatgtataagtcgagggcgatttttggaccTTCTTTTGAGgtcataaaaggtcgacttatacacgggtaaatacggtaata
The genomic region above belongs to Montipora capricornis isolate CH-2021 chromosome 8, ASM3666992v2, whole genome shotgun sequence and contains:
- the LOC138059383 gene encoding probable ATP-dependent RNA helicase DDX47; protein product: MAEVEEEIVKEEVSFKSLGVVDVLCEACRQLEWKSPTKIQREAIPVALQGKDIIGLAETGSGKTGAFALPVLQSLLENPQRLYALVLTPTRELAFQISEQFEALGSSIGVKCAVIVGGMDMMSQALMLAKKPHIIIASPGRLIDHLENTKGFSLRTLKYLIMDEADRILNLDFEKEVDKLLKVIPRERRTYLYSATMTKKVQKLQRASLQNPVKVEVSTKYTTVEKLQQSYLFIPNKYKDCYLVFILNDLAGNSFMVFCGTCNNVQRVALMLRNLGLQAVPLHGQMGQSKRLGALNKFKSKDRSILIATDVASRGLDIPHVDVVINFDIPTHSKDYIHRVGRTARAGRAGRAITFVTQYDVELYQRIEQLIEKKLPLYPTVEDEVLLLMERVSEAQRYAKMEQREMQENKKKKRPVEEDSVNQEITLPSKKKKFGGKGKKNKGKRGK